From the genome of Pseudomonas helvetica:
GCCGGCGCTGGATTATGCGGTCGTTGATTGAGGTCGCTGCGCTCATTTTTGCAAGAGTCTTATGTCTTAGTGTTTTTCGGCTCGTCCGTATGGCGAGAGGCGTTTTGTTATGAAGTTTGTTGATGAAGTATCGATTCGAGTAAAAGCTGGCGACGGCGGCAATGGCTGCATGAGTTTCCGTCGGGAAAAATTCATCGAAAACGGCGGTCCTAACGGCGGTGACGGTGGTGACGGCGGCTCGGTCTACATGATCGCCGACGAAAACCTCAACACCCTGGTCGACTACCGTTACACCCGGCACTTCGATGCCGAGCGTGGCGCCAACGGCGGCAGCACTGACTGCACCGGTAAAAAAGGTGAGGAGCTGGTCCTGCGGGTTCCGGTCGGCACCACGGTCATTGACTCTGCTACGCAAGAAGTCATTGGCGACCTGACCAAGGCTGGTCAGCGTCTGTTGGTGGCGCATGGCGGCTGGCACGGTCTGGGTAACACCCGTTTCAAATCCAGTACCAACCGCGCACCGCGCCAGACTACGCCAGGCAAGCCGGGCGAGCAGCGTGATCTCAAGCTGGAAATGAAGGTGTTGGCCGACGTGGGTCTGCTGGGCTTGCCGAATGCCGGCAAAAGTACCTTTATCCGTTCGGTCTCGGCGGCCAAGCCGAAAGTTGCCGATTATCCGTTCACCACGCTGGTGCCAAACCTCGGCGTGGTCAGCGTCGATCGCTGGAAGAGCTTCGTCATTGCCGACATTCCGGGTCTGATCGAAGGTGCGTCCGATGGCGCGGGCCTGGGGATTCGCTTCCTCAAGCACTTGTCGCGTACTCGCCTGTTGCTGCACCTCGTCGACATGGCGCCGCTGGATGACACCAGTGCTCCGGACGCGGCTGAAGTCATTGTCAGCGAGCTGACCAAGTTCAGCCCTTCGCTGGCAGAGCGTGATCGATGGCTGGTGCTGAACAAGTGCGACCAGATCCTTGAAGAAGAGCACGAAGAGCGGGTCAAGGAAATCGTTGATCGTCTGGAGTGGACCGGTCCGGTCTAC
Proteins encoded in this window:
- the cgtA gene encoding Obg family GTPase CgtA — its product is MKFVDEVSIRVKAGDGGNGCMSFRREKFIENGGPNGGDGGDGGSVYMIADENLNTLVDYRYTRHFDAERGANGGSTDCTGKKGEELVLRVPVGTTVIDSATQEVIGDLTKAGQRLLVAHGGWHGLGNTRFKSSTNRAPRQTTPGKPGEQRDLKLEMKVLADVGLLGLPNAGKSTFIRSVSAAKPKVADYPFTTLVPNLGVVSVDRWKSFVIADIPGLIEGASDGAGLGIRFLKHLSRTRLLLHLVDMAPLDDTSAPDAAEVIVSELTKFSPSLAERDRWLVLNKCDQILEEEHEERVKEIVDRLEWTGPVYVISAIAKEGTERLTRDIMRYLEDRADRLANDPVYKEELADLDQRIEDEARAQLQALDDQRALRRSGVKSVHDIGDDDWDEEDVDDEDGPEIIYVRD